In Vagococcus hydrophili, one DNA window encodes the following:
- a CDS encoding ABC transporter permease, which yields MKMIIREFKKDKLALFSLGLLVIIMLTIFIGAMVLDQSAVMKVSIFDKYAPPGNGFLLGADEGGRDVFGQLIIGARNSVVIGFTITIITSIIGVGLGIIAGYYGGVIDTVIMRIVDFIMILPITMVIIVFVTITPKYNVSSFVMIMSLFFWVAKARLFRGKTLSEGRRDYISASKTLGTSDFKIMFGELMPNLSSLIITNLTINFAANIGIETTLSYLGFGLPPATPSLGTLIGYASNGDVLSTMTWIWAPASILILVMMLSINYVGQAFKRSADARQRLG from the coding sequence ATTAGAGAATTTAAAAAAGATAAATTAGCCTTATTTTCATTAGGTCTATTGGTTATTATCATGTTAACTATTTTTATAGGTGCTATGGTATTAGATCAATCAGCAGTTATGAAAGTTAGTATTTTTGATAAATATGCACCACCAGGTAACGGTTTCTTGTTAGGAGCCGATGAAGGTGGACGTGATGTTTTTGGTCAATTAATTATTGGAGCTAGAAACTCTGTGGTCATCGGTTTCACAATCACTATTATCACTTCAATTATTGGGGTAGGTTTAGGGATTATTGCTGGGTACTATGGTGGAGTGATAGATACAGTTATTATGAGAATTGTTGATTTTATCATGATTCTTCCAATTACTATGGTAATTATTGTATTTGTAACAATTACACCAAAATACAATGTATCAAGTTTTGTTATGATTATGAGTTTATTCTTCTGGGTAGCGAAAGCTCGTTTATTTAGAGGGAAAACTTTATCAGAAGGTCGTCGTGATTATATTAGCGCCTCTAAAACGTTAGGAACTAGCGATTTTAAAATTATGTTTGGTGAATTAATGCCTAACTTAAGTTCATTGATTATCACTAACTTAACAATCAATTTCGCTGCTAACATCGGGATTGAAACAACCCTATCTTACTTAGGTTTTGGGTTGCCACCAGCAACACCAAGTTTGGGTACGTTAATCGGATATGCATCTAATGGTGATGTATTATCTACTATGACATGGATTTGGGCTCCCGCATCAATACTTATCTTAGTAATGATGCTGAGTATAAATTATGTTGGTCAAGCATTTAAGCGTTCAGCTGATGCGCGTCAACGTTTAGGTTAA